A genomic window from Lotus japonicus ecotype B-129 chromosome 1, LjGifu_v1.2 includes:
- the LOC130744798 gene encoding cytochrome c oxidase subunit 6b-2-like, whose amino-acid sequence MAEIELKTTPVDFRFPTTNQTRHCFTRYIEFHRFLAVKCEELCECERFAKYYRSLCPGEWVDNWNEQRDNGTFPGTSLKSCVTWISL is encoded by the coding sequence ATGGCGGAGATTGAGCTAAAAACAACACCTGTTGATTTCCGTTTTCCTACAACTAATCAAACCAGACACTGTTTCACTCGCTACATAGAGTTTCATAGGTTCTTGGCAGTGAAGTGTGAAGAATTATGTGAATGTGAGAGATTTGCTAAATATTACCGCTCTCTTTGCCCTGGTGAATGGGTTGACAATTGGAATGAGCAGAGGGATAATGGGACTTTTCCAGGGACCTCTTTGAAATCATGTGTAACTTGGATCTCCTTGTAA
- the LOC130746296 gene encoding ribosome-binding factor PSRP1, chloroplastic → MAAATTPLNFHFPSPSPSSHTSSTHSALSLPPFSLTSTFWGFKLKHAATSTVSAADNSTNTFRAVRNSWDGPLSSVKLIIQGKNLDLTDAVKQHVEDKVGKAVQKHSHIVREIDVRLSTRGGGEFGRGPRTSRCEVTLFTKRHGVVRAEEDSETTYASIDLVSSIIQRKLRKIKEKVSDHGRHMKGFNRAKVREPVEVEVPLEEDDDISPLEEEGEATLVEVVRTKYFDMPPLTVSEAIEQLVNVDHAFYAFRNEETGEINIVYKRKEGGYGLIIPKGNGQAEKLEPLMVEPAREASLKE, encoded by the exons ATGGCCGCCGCCACTACTCCCTTGAACTTCCACTTCCCCTCACCATCACCCTCATCTCACACTTCCTCTACACACTCTGCACTTTCTCTCCCTCCCTTCTCCCTAACCTCAACATTCTGGGGGTTCAAACTCAAGCATGCTGCAACTTCTACTGTTTCTGCTGCTGACAATTCCACAAACACCTTCCGTGCAGTTCGCAATTCATGGGACGGTCCACTCTCCTCCGTCAAACTCATCATCCAGGGCAAGAATCTCGACCTCACCGACGCTGTCAAGCAGCACGTGGAGGACAAGGTGGGGAAAGCCGTTCAGAAGCACAGCCACATAGTCAGAGAGATTGATGTCAGGCTTTCTACTCGAGGTGGAGGAGAGTTTGGGCGAGGACCCAGAACTAGTAGATGTGAG GTGACTTTGTTTACCAAGAGGCATGGCGTCGTGCGGGCTGAGGAGGATTCTGAAACTACCTATGCAAGTATAGATTTGGTGTCGTCCATCATTCAGAGAAAGCTGAGGAAGATCAAGGAAAAAGTGTCTGATCACGGTCGCCACATGAAAGGGTTCAATAGGGCGAAGGTTAGGGAGCCGGTAGAAGTGGAAGTGCCCTTGGAGGAGGATGATGATATATCCCCACTGGAAGAGGAGGGAGAAGCAACTTTGGTCGAG GTTGTTCGGACAAAGTACTTTGACATGCCACCATTAACTGTGTCTGAAGCAATTGAGCAGCTTGTAAATGTTGATCATGCCTTTTATGCTTTCCGAAATGAAGAAACTG GGGAGATTAATATTGTATACAAAAGAAAAGAAGGAGGTTATGGACTCATTATACCCAAAGGAAATGGACAAGCAGAGAAATTGGAGCCTTTAATGGTTGAACCCGCTAGAGAAGCCTCTCTAAAAGAATGA